The segment CTCCAGAATCTAATGAGGATACCATCCCAGCCGAGGTAGATTCTACAAGTGAGGCAGAGAAGATCACCTACTACGGAGAAAAAAGTGTGGGAAAGGAAAAATCTATGGTCTTTGAAATGAAAGACTTTGATCAGATCGATGCTCAGGGGATTTATACCATATACGTCGAAAGAGGAGATAAGTACAGTGTAGTGATCAAAGGAGGAGAAGACTTGCGAAAGGAAGTTGTGGTCAAACAATATGATCGAATCCTCGAACTGGATTTTATCAACAAGGAGTGGAATTTGCTTAAAGAACTGAGTGACGAAGAAAAACTTGAAGTGTATATCACCATGCCACGACTGAAAAGCGTCAAAAGTGCGGGGCTTTGCACTTTGCACATAGATCGCTTTGAGTCAGATGATTTTCAAATCAGTATGAATGGTGCAAGCAATTGTAAACTAAGTCTAGAGGTCAAGGAGCTAGAAGTAGACCTATCTGGAGCGGCGGTTTTAGAGCTGTCAGGACAGGCGGACTATATGTTGACCAAAGTGTCAGGTGCTGCCAACCTCAAAGCTTTTGGTTTGGAAACAAATGTATTAGAGATCAATGCCAGTGGTGCCGCGTCAGCCAAGGTCTATGCCAAAGACAAGTTAATAGCCAACGCATCAGGGATCAGCAGTGTGAGATACAAAGGAGATCCTGACTCTAAAAAAATTAATGAAAGTGGGATAAGTAAAATCAAATCCACCTTCGAATAAAGATTAGAATTCAAGTAAAGTGAGACCCGAACCAAGAAGTGGTTCGGGTTTTTTTATTTTAGTATTTTCAGACACCCATGCAACCCTTTGTGTAAAACATCCATCTTGCTGTTGATTGAGGATAACATGACTACCAACAAACATCACATACTAACTGATAGAGAGCTTGTTGCTTTGTGCAAAAAAGGTGACAAGAAGGGTCAGAGATTACTTTTTGAACGGGAGGCTCGTGTGATGTTGACGGTATGCAAGCGTTATATTGGTGATGAGAGTACGGCAGAAGAATTGATGTTGATCGCTTTTATGAAAGTCTTTGATAAAATGGATCAGTTCAAATCGGAGGGCAGTTTGCAAGGGTGGATTCGTCGAATCATGGTGACAACCTGTCTAGAATGGATTAGAAAAAACAAAGCGCTCTATAAAGAAGTGGATTTGCAAGATGTCGATCATCAGATTGATTATGAAGCCGCTACGACCAGTTTGGAGATTGATGATTTGATGCATATGGTTTTGGAATTACCACAGGGATACAGAATGATCTTCAACATGTACGCCATCGAAGGATTTTCACATCAGGAGATAGCTAATGAACTTGGTATCTCAATCAATACGTCGAAATCTCAATTGAGCAGAGCCAGAAAACTCTTGCAAGAGAAGATCGAAAGACAAGAAAATTATTTGAAACTAGTACGCAGAGACAATGGGAGCTGAAAAAATAGACGAGATATTCAAGTCTGCTTTGTCAGACAAGGAATCAGAGGTAGGTAATGACAGTTGGTCCAAGTTGGAAATGATGCTGGACAATCGCCCTATCAAGAAAGGAGGTTTGTGGGTGACATGGAGCACGGCTGCTGTCGTTTCTGTCCTGTTGATCGTAGGATGGCTGCATTGGAATGGTATGACAGAGGAAGAACACACCCAATTGGTATCACATAATTACACCACTCCTGACATGACTCTGGAGGCAAAACCAGTTCCTGATCTCAGTGAAGAACAATCCGTTGTACCAATGGTTTTGACTGGTGTTTCAGTCAAAACCAATAGGAAGTCATTCCCTGCCGCTACACAAGCCCATGATGATATAGTAGAAACTATTGAGGATGAACCGCAGATAGACGAAATTGCACAAGTGCAAGTAATAGAAGAGCAGAAAGGCGAAACGAGTATGCCGATCAAGATTACCTACAAAAAGGGGAGATTACAGAATAAAGACGTCACACTAGCAGTGAGTCCTATTGACAGTACCAGCAAACACAGGGTGAAAGAACTACTGAGCCAAGCCAAAGAGTTTGATCCAGGCAATGTATGGGCCGATATACGAGATGCCAAAGAGAGAGTCATGGAGGACCCCTTTGGATTACACAAAGAACAACGTCAAAAACTTAAATAAACTAATCATGAAGAAAACTACAATTATCCTGTTGATGGGATTAGTATGTCTATACCAAAGCGTACATGCCACAAATGATTCGACTAGAATCATAGAAGATACAGTGGTCATCGAGTTTGGGAAGCGAAGCAAAATGGTGATCATCACTGACTCTCCAGAAGACCTGAAAAAGTTGGAACAATTTGATATCAATCAGATGATCATGGATCTCAATGTCAACTTGGATAGCACGAGCAATTTTCATACTCAGATCATTATTGAAGACGAAACAGGGACCAAGTTCTTGAAGGACTCTGTGGATTCTGAAGATGGAGGTTTGGTTTATTATGGTGATGAAACTTCGTCTGATTCTGAATGGAAAGAATCAGATTGGGATGACTCTGATAATGGTGATTTTGATTTTTGGCCTTCTTCTGATGATGAAGAAAAGAGAACTAGAGGGGCATTTGAGATAGAGTTTGGGATGAACAATTGGCTACAGAAGGGGAAATTTCCTGACGCTACGGGTGAATTATACACTATCAAACCATGGGGGTCATGGTATTTTGGATTGGGACATACCAACCGGACACATATCACAGGCCCTTTGATGCTCAACTGGGGAATGGGTGTGTCATGGTATACCTGGAAGTTGGACAATACGAGTGTCAGAATCATCAAAAATGATACAGAAACCGTTTTTGTAGAAGACAATACTGTCAGCGGACTCAAGAGCAAACTATCCGCTACTTTCATCAATGCGACCTTGGTGCCGATGTTGGATTTTGGTTACACTGACAATAAAAACAAGTTTGGCTCATTCAAGAAATATAGCCAAAAGGGATTCAGAGTAGGGGCTGGTGGATACATTGGCTACAGGATTGATAGTTGGACCAAGTTTGTCTACAAAGACAATGGTGACAAGCAAAAGGATAAAACCAAAGGAAATTATTACCTCAACAATTTCAGATATGGGGTAAGAGCGCAGATGGGATTCCGAGGAACTGATTTGTTTGTCAACTACGATTTGAATCATGTATTTGCCGAGGACAAAGGTCCAGAACTCAACGGATTGAGCTTCGGCATCATCTTATAAGAATTAGCCCCTAGTCCATTGCTGATGACTGACAATGGACTAGGGGTCTATTAGAATTGCATAGGAACCTCCATCAGCAGGATGCGGGCATCGTTACTTGCTGTGATTTCAAAGCTCTCTGCTTCCCATATGCCAAGCGCATCCCTAGTGTTCAGTTCTTGTCCATTGATGTGAACCGATCCATCTAGTACCAATACATAGACTCCATTGCTGTCTTTTTTCTTCAAAGTATAATTGACACGTTTGCCTGTTTCTATTTGGGCAAGGTGAAACCAAGCGTCTTGATGA is part of the Reichenbachiella agarivorans genome and harbors:
- a CDS encoding RNA polymerase sigma factor, which codes for MTTNKHHILTDRELVALCKKGDKKGQRLLFEREARVMLTVCKRYIGDESTAEELMLIAFMKVFDKMDQFKSEGSLQGWIRRIMVTTCLEWIRKNKALYKEVDLQDVDHQIDYEAATTSLEIDDLMHMVLELPQGYRMIFNMYAIEGFSHQEIANELGISINTSKSQLSRARKLLQEKIERQENYLKLVRRDNGS